Proteins encoded by one window of Lates calcarifer isolate ASB-BC8 linkage group LG7_1, TLL_Latcal_v3, whole genome shotgun sequence:
- the nt5e gene encoding 5'-nucleotidase yields the protein MDAVRPEWSAVPRLCLLLLLLLLGSSVPTSTAWDLVLLHTNDVHARLEETSRHSGKCVNSSQCFAGVARRSTAIKRIRSSESNVLLLDAGDQFQGTVWFNYYKGAEAAHFMNKLRYDAMAFGNHEFDNGVEGLMKPFMEKIKCPVLSANIKPDQTLAPTFGKSYQPFKILTVGDQKVGVVGYTSQETPALSRPGPHLRFEDEVSSLQLHVDKLQTLGVNKIIALGHSGFTVDKQIAKKVRGVDVVIGGHTNTFLYTGTRPSSEVPAGPYPFMVKSDYGRQVPVVQAFAFGKYLGYLKVTFDNAGNVVKSTGNPILLNSSIPQDPEVLADVEEWKKNLANYSAQVVGKTLVFLNGETEECRFRECNLGNLICDAMIANNIRSSDGVQWNHVSACIFNGGGIRASIDEHTRNGSITMEDLISVLPFGGTFDLVQLKGSTLRKAFEHSVRRYGQSTGEFLQVSGFHVEFDLSKPSGHRVKSLNILCTKCRVPHYEPVQDETVYKVVVPSYIVTGGDGFSMIKNETIKHNSGDLDISVVSNYIAQRKKVYPSVEGRIKIYNSASGLRGQTAPLVLLSLGLLWTLCGTM from the exons ATGGACGCGGTGCGCCCGGAGTGGAGCGCTGTGCCGcggctctgcctcctcctcctgctcctcctgctgggCTCCTCCGTGCCCACCTCGACGGCCTGGGACCTGGTTCTCCTCCACACCAACGACGTGCACGCCCGGCTGGAGGAGACCTCCAGACACTCCGGGAAATGCGTCAACAGCAGCCAGTGTTTCGCCGGCGTGGCCCGGAGATCCACGGCGATCAAGAGGATCCGCAGCTCCGAGAGCAACGTGCTGCTGCTGGACGCTGGAGACCAGTTCCAGGGGACCGTCTGGTTCAATTACTACAAGGGAGCAGAGGCCGCGCATTTCATGAACAAACTGCGTTATGATGCCATG GCTTTTGGGAATCATGAGTTTGACAACGGAGTGGAGGGACTCATGAAACCGTTCATGGAGAAGATCAAGTGTCCTGTTCTCAGCGCGAACATCAAACCAGACCAAACTCTGGCCCCGACGTTCGGGAAGTCGTACCAACCTTTTAAGATACTTACAGTCGGTGACCAGAAGGTGGGCGTGGTGGGATACACGTCCCAGGAGACGCCTGCTCTGTCCAGACCTG GTCCACACCTGCGGTTCGAGGATGAGGTGAGCTCCCTGCAGCTGCATGTGGACAAACTTCAGACGCTGGGAGTCAATAAGATCATCGCTCTGGGTCACTCTGGTTTCACCGTGGACAAGCAGATCGCCAAGAAGGTCCGCGGAGTCGACGTCGTCATCGGGGGACACACCAACACTTTCCTCTACACAG GAACACGTCCTTCCTCTGAAGTCCCTGCTGGTCCATATCCTTTCATGGTGAAATCAGACTATGGGCGGCAGGTTCCTGTGGTGCAGGCCTTTGCCTTTGGGAAATATCTGGGTTATCTGAAGGTGACCTTTGACAATGCTGGAAATGTAGTGAAGTCCACAGGAAACCCCATCCTGCTGAACAGCAGCATCCCACAGG ATCCAGAGGTTCTGGCTGATGTGGAGGAATGGAAGAAGAATCTGGCCAACTACTCGGCTCAGGTGGTGGGAAAGACTCTGGTCTTCCTGAACGGGGAAACTGAGGAGTGTCGTTTCCGGGAATGTAACCTGGGAAACCTGATCTGCGATGCCATG ATCGCCAACAACATCAGATCCTCAGACGGCGTCCAGTGGAACCACGTCAGCGCCTGCATCTTCAACGGAGGGGGCATCCGGGCATCCATCGACGAACACACCAGGAATG GTTCGATCACCATGGAGGACCTGATCTCTGTCTTACCCTTCGGAGGAACCTTTGACCTGGTGCAGCTGAAAGGCTCCACACTGAGGAAAGCTTTCGAACACTCAGTGAGACGATATGGCCAGAGCACTGGAGAATTCCTACAAGTGTCCG GATTTCACGTAGAGTTTGACCTCTCCAAACCTTCGGGGCATCGAGTGAAGAGCCTCAACATCCTCTGCACAAAATGTCGTGTCCCCCACTACGAACCGGTTCAGGACGAGACGGTTTATAAAGTGGTGGTGCCGTCCTACATAGTCACCGGTGGAGACGGATTCTCCATGATCAAAAACGAGACGATCAAACACAACAGCG gGGATCTGGACATCTCAGTCGTGTCCAACTACATCgcacagaggaagaaagttTATCCGTCTGTTGAAGGACGCATCAAGATCTACAACTCAGCTTCTGGACTGCGAGGACAAACTGCTCCGCTGGTTTTACTTTCACTGGGTCTGCTCTGGACTCTGTGTGGGACCATGTAA